In Equus przewalskii isolate Varuska chromosome 6, EquPr2, whole genome shotgun sequence, one DNA window encodes the following:
- the LOC103547549 gene encoding olfactory receptor 5P1-like: MVGNHTSVTEFIILGLTKDPTLCAIFFVIFLGIYVVTLAGNISIITLIRSCSQLHTPMYLFLSHLAFVDIGFSTSITPLMLVGFLGHGIALPFAGCEAQLCFGVTFGTAECFLLAAMAYDRYVAIYSPLFYSTRMSPRICILFVGASYLGGCVNAWTFTSCLLSLSFCGPNQIDHFFCDFSPLLKLACSDISIIQIIPSISSGSIIVVTVFVIALSYVCILITILKMRSTEGRHKAFSTCTSHLTAVTLYYGTITFIYVMPKSGYSTDQNKVVSLFYTVVIPMLNPLIYSLRNRDVKEALRKTIVRIYS; encoded by the coding sequence ATGGTGGGAAACCACACCAGCGTGACAGAGTTCATCATTTTGGGGTTAACAAAGGACCCTACACTTTGTGCCATCTTCTTTGTGATATTTCTAGGAATCTACGTTGTCACCTTAGCAGGCAATATCAGCATAATTACTTTAATAAGAAGTTGTTCTCAGCTTCACACTCCCATGTACCTCTTCCTAAGCCATTTGGCTTTTGTGGACATCGGGTTTTCCACATCAATCACACCTCTAATGCTTGTAGGATTCCTTGGACATGGAATAGCCCTCCCTTTCGCTGGCTGTGAAGCCCAGCTCTGTTTTGGGGTCACATTTGGGACGGCCGAGTGCTTCTTACTGGCTGCCATGGCCTAtgatcgctatgtggccatctaCTCTCCCCTTTTCTACTCCACCCGCATGTCCCCCAGAATTTGCATTCTCTTTGTAGGTGCCTCCTATCTGGGTGGGTGTGTGAATGCTTGGACATTTACTAGCTGTCTTTTGAGCCTGTCTTTCTGTGGACCAAATCAAATAGATCACTTTTTCTGTGATTTCTCCCCTTTGTTGAAACTTGCCTGCTCGGATATCTCCATTATTCAAATTatcccttctatttcttctggCTCCATCATTGTGGTTACAGTGTTTGTCATAGCTCTCTCTTACGTCtgcatcctcatcaccatcctGAAGATGCGCTCCACTGAAGGAAGACacaaggccttctccacctgcacGTCCCACCTCACTGCAGTTACTCTCTACTATGGAACTATCACCTTCATTTATGTCATGCCCAAGTCCGGCTACTCAACTGACCAGAACAAGGTGGTGTCTCTGTTCTACACAGTGGTGATCCCCATGTTGAACCCCCTCATctacagtctgaggaacagagatgtaaaggaggctctgagaaagACAATTGTCAGAATATATTCTTAG